The genomic DNA CTGACCAAAGTGTTCGGCTAACATTGACCCCTTCCACCCTATGCAAACGTGGCACGGGGTGGGAGGTCAGCAGGGCCGGTTGCAGAGATTGCAGGCGCTGAAATCAAAAAAAGCCCCGGAGGTTATCCGGGGCTTTTTCTATGCTGTGGTGTGATCAGCGGCGGATCAATACGCCGTGTTTTTCCACTTGTTCGGATCCCATTCGGCCAGAACCTTGGAATTGTCGTCGTCGTCATATTCGTGCAGCGTCCGCTCTTTCACGCCGGGAATGCGCGCGAATTGTTCTGCCAGCTTCTTTGGATACCAGCCGGGCGTGATCTTGCCCGGAAAAAGCTGTGCCATGATCTCGGATGTACTCTTGGCGCATTGTGCGGCGGGCACGGCACCGTAGTTCTGCGCCAATGCGATCGCGCGCTGGGCCATTTCGGGGCTGACGTCGAGGGTCTGGATTTTTACGTGGTATGTCTTGCGCGCGTGGTAACGGGTGTAGACGTCCGCAACGGGCGGCGTGATCCCATAGAGCACGTCGTTACGTTCGGGGATCGTTTCATGTTTGAACGATCCGGCCGGATCCCAGATCACCCGTTGGTTGCCATTGATCATCAGCGACGTGTGCGCGCCGTTTCCGGTGCGGTTGTTGATCATGGTGTAGAGTGTCAGGCGCGTCGGGCCGTCAAAGTGGTAGGCGGCTTTCGACACTTCTTCGTCGGTGGCCCAGACCCGTTCGCCAGCACAACCGCTAAGGGTGAACAAGGCGCAGAGTGCGACTATCCAGAAACGCATGAGACTCTCCTGTCAGGTCGGCGGCGTCATATCTTTGGCGCGCGAACCGCTGTCGGGGCGGATTAGCTGTTGACCAGCGCCATGAAGATCAGGGCGGCGATGGAAACCATCGCAACGCGTGCCGATGCGGTGATGAACCCCTCAAAGGTTTTTTCCTGTACGTCGATGTTCATTTCGCCGTGCTTGTGCTCTGCCATGTGATTTCGTGTCCTTTTCGTCTCGAATTCGGTTGGTGCTTAGCGGATTTGCAAGCGCCTGTCACGCCCAAAGCCGGGATCGGGCGCGGTGGTCATGCCTTGTCCAGATCGGCCGCGAGGCGAAATCCGATGCGGGTTGCTTCGGCTGCTGGCTCGGGCTTGGGCACGGCACGCAAGAGCACGCTGAGCTGGCCGACATGCTGCACAAGCTGGGTTTTGCCGCCTGCCGGATCACTGCCGTAGAAGGTCACGATGTCGGGGTCGAAATAGCCCATTCCCTCGATCCGCAGAATACCTGCGTCGCCACCGGTAAAGCCCATCGCGACCTCGTGTTCGCTATCCAGAGTCTTTTCAAAGTTCTGGATATAGAGAATCAGCCGCTCATAGGCCCATTGTGCCGGGCTTTTCTGTTCGACGGGCTTTTTGCCGAGCGTGGCGGGTGCGCCCGCTGCTGCATTGGGGGTGTCGGGATCGGTGTGTACCTCGTGGCAGCGCGGTAGGGCTGCGGCCTCTTCAACCTCTGCCGAGGTCATGATCTGATTGTCCAATGTTTACCCCTTACTTTGCCACAGCCATGCGCCGTCCGCACGGCGTGTACGGTTAATGCGCCCAGCCTGATACAGATGATTGAGATGTGCAACGGCTTCGACAAGGGCCAAGCCATAGGTACCGTGATCAATTTTGCGTTTAAAGAGCGAGGCAAAGCATTCTGCCGCAGTACGTGGCGTGGACAGGTGTGCCTCTAGTCTGGTCAGCGCGCCGTGGTGATTGTCGATCAGTTGGCGCATGCGGGTGGGAAGCCCGGTAAAGGGCAGTTTGTGGCCGCTGAGAACCAGATGGTCAGGCGTGGCGAGTGCGGCAAACCGGGCGCAGGCCTCTAGCCAGTCCGCGACCGGATCAGCGTCGGGTTCGGTCGGATAAACGCCCAGATTGGGGCTGATGGACGAAATGATCTGATCGCCTGCGATTACCAGATCGTCCTCGCGGCTCCACAGGGTCAGGTGTTCGGGGGCATGGCCGTTGCCGATATGAACATCCCAGTCACGCCCGCCGACGGTCAGCGTATCGCCTTGCTTGACCCGTGTGTAGCCAATGGGTAGCGGCACGCAGGTGTCGGCGAAATTATAGGGGCGCGCATCCTTGCGTTCGGCAAACACCGCCTCGTCCA from Roseovarius pelagicus includes the following:
- a CDS encoding aa3-type cytochrome c oxidase subunit IV, whose protein sequence is MAEHKHGEMNIDVQEKTFEGFITASARVAMVSIAALIFMALVNS
- a CDS encoding DUF6173 family protein; protein product: MDNQIMTSAEVEEAAALPRCHEVHTDPDTPNAAAGAPATLGKKPVEQKSPAQWAYERLILYIQNFEKTLDSEHEVAMGFTGGDAGILRIEGMGYFDPDIVTFYGSDPAGGKTQLVQHVGQLSVLLRAVPKPEPAAEATRIGFRLAADLDKA
- a CDS encoding MBL fold metallo-hydrolase translates to MKDAAPGGLRYPWSEPPAEGEAVQVAPGILWMRLPLPMVLDHVNIYALDDGDSWTIVDTGMHSRRSVGIWEALLEGPLQGRPVGRVILTHHHPDHVGMVGWLMERFGAELVTTRTAWLMARMLILDVEERPTPQALDFWRSAGMDEAVFAERKDARPYNFADTCVPLPIGYTRVKQGDTLTVGGRDWDVHIGNGHAPEHLTLWSREDDLVIAGDQIISSISPNLGVYPTEPDADPVADWLEACARFAALATPDHLVLSGHKLPFTGLPTRMRQLIDNHHGALTRLEAHLSTPRTAAECFASLFKRKIDHGTYGLALVEAVAHLNHLYQAGRINRTRRADGAWLWQSKG